Proteins from a genomic interval of Plasmodium berghei ANKA genome assembly, chromosome: 6:
- a CDS encoding porphobilinogen deaminase — translation MHLLTFIILNIYITICVCIHARIKTENFININKPEFGKQKNKLAIKKNFYTHKNSKKTEKKKKIFLVQANKEIIIGTRNSPLAIKQSEKVKKKLLTYFKKINENINVILKPIKTTGDKILDKTVGSFGGKGIFTKELDEELIKNNVDICVHSLKDIPTVLPDNIHLSCFLKRDTINDAFLSIKYKSLRDINKELSQKNITNNISSSSHVIDKDIDLPRTIATSSLRRTSQIRYKYKNLKLKFIRGNINTRIAKLFNETFDSIIIAFCGLERLISKKVLGQIMKNNIKSKPYIINYKDISIDLSRLNIQKLNTNIMCPALCQGIIAVTSNKNNSEISQILKNINNEKSQIMGSIERTFLHKIDGSCTMPIGGYTKFSKNKIFFNAIINDINGLENYKIKVVRHLNNLDGIADEAAEKIKEKIGIEQFNKIKDEAALYYK, via the coding sequence TAAAAACggaaaattttattaacattaaCAAGCCAGAATTTGgcaaacaaaaaaataagctagctataaaaaaaaacttttaCACACACAAAAATTCCAAAAAAacggaaaaaaaaaaaaaaatattccttGTTCAGgcaaataaagaaataattatagGTACTCGTAATTCCCCATTAGCAATAAAGCAATCTgaaaaagttaaaaaaaaacttttaacatattttaaaaagatcaatgaaaatataaatgttatTTTAAAACCAATAAAAACAACAGGTGATAAAATTTTAGATAAAACAGTTGGATCATTTGGAGGGAAAGGGATATTTACAAAAGAATTAGATGAagaattaattaaaaataatgtagaTATATGCGTCCATTCATTAAAAGACATACCTACTGTTTTACCAGACAACATTCATTTAtcttgttttttaaaaagagACACTATAAATGATGCCTTCTTATCAATCAAATACAAAAGTTTGCgtgatataaataaggaattatcacaaaaaaatattacaaataaCATAAGTTCATCTAGCCATGTAATAGACAAGGACATTGACTTACCACGCACAATTGCAACATCGTCATTAAGGAGAACAAGCCAAATTagatacaaatataaaaacttgaaattaaaattcATAAGAGGAAACATTAATACAAGAATAGCgaaattatttaatgaGACTTTTGATTCAATAATAATTGCATTTTGTGGTTTAGAAAGATTAATATCAAAGAAAGTTCTTGGacaaattatgaaaaataatataaaaagtaagccatatataattaattataaagaCATATCTATTGATTTAAGTCgtttaaatatacaaaaattaaatacaaatattatgtGTCCAGCATTATGCCAAGGTATAATTGCTGTTacatcaaataaaaataattctgaAATTTctcaaattttaaaaaacataaataatgaaaaatcaCAAATTATGGGAAGTATCGAAAGAAcatttttacataaaatTGACGGAAGTTGTACAATGCCAATAGGTGgatatacaaaattttcaaaaaataaaatattttttaatgcaATAATTAACGACATTAATGGTcttgaaaattataaaataaaagtcGTTAGACATCTAAATAATTTGGATGGAATTGCAGATGAAGCAgcagaaaaaataaaagaaaaaattggTATTGAGCagtttaataaaataaaggatGAGGCAGCTTTATAttacaaataa